A section of the Nitrospirota bacterium genome encodes:
- a CDS encoding DNA translocase FtsK, translating to MPVAGMSRERVQEVLGVTAAMASLFLAVSLLSHASGDPSLFSTSRTPVHNLAGRVGANLSEGLFQLLGAGAYLLPVFVAFAAWHGMVRKRALWTWGGTGGGALLVLFVSTLTELYLPEGGIYGGGALGDAASSLLLGAFAWWGTLIVVTALGILSLLILTPLSLREAADRARDTLSGFVARAARLLVIRRGRTRRKHIAPVTRRADAPAPPPPRIAEAPEPPVPPQRQESLAFMRGHANYQLPPLSLLADAPSSSRKVGKDELVMSSRLLEKKLLDFGVEGTVTEVHPGPVITMYEVELEPGVKVSKVLNLADDLALAMKAPSVRIVTPLPGKSAIGIEIPNQAREMVALKEILSSTEFLDTPGRLPLALGKDTVGQPVVADLAGMPHLLVAGATGSGKSVALNTMILSLLAAASPRDVRMLMVDPKMLELSAYDAIPHLLAPVVTQPKDAALALKRVVAEMQRRYRLLAESGVRNIDGYNKQIESAPPPAAGGDRKATGDEPSPATPLPERLPYIVVIIDELADLMLVAAREVEDSIMRLAQMARAAGIHLILATQRPSVDVLTGVIKANFPARMSFQVSSKTDSRTILDANGAEQLLGRGDMLYLMPGTGRIARIHGAFVSDTEIAATVAFIKEQASPQYEWNLEEADASGMRGGEDPERDDLYEKAIDLVATTGQASASFIQRRLRVGYPRAARMIEMMEEDQIIGPASGGKPREVLVRRAVPGEAEA from the coding sequence ATGCCTGTCGCCGGGATGTCTCGCGAACGGGTCCAGGAAGTCTTGGGGGTGACCGCGGCGATGGCGTCGTTGTTTCTCGCCGTCAGCCTTCTGTCGCACGCCTCGGGAGACCCGTCGCTCTTCTCTACTTCCCGCACCCCGGTCCACAACCTTGCCGGCCGCGTCGGCGCCAACCTGTCGGAAGGCCTGTTTCAATTGTTGGGGGCGGGGGCTTACCTGTTGCCCGTGTTTGTGGCGTTCGCTGCTTGGCACGGGATGGTGCGTAAACGCGCGCTCTGGACGTGGGGCGGGACCGGCGGCGGCGCCCTGCTCGTACTGTTCGTCTCCACGCTGACCGAGCTGTACCTGCCGGAAGGGGGCATTTACGGGGGTGGCGCGTTGGGTGACGCTGCATCGAGTCTCCTGCTGGGGGCGTTCGCCTGGTGGGGCACGCTCATCGTGGTGACCGCGCTGGGGATCCTCTCGCTCCTGATTCTCACGCCGTTGTCGCTGCGGGAGGCGGCGGACCGCGCCAGGGATACTCTTTCAGGATTCGTTGCGCGCGCGGCCCGCCTCTTGGTGATCCGCCGCGGACGCACGCGCCGCAAACACATCGCGCCGGTGACGCGTCGGGCCGACGCGCCTGCGCCGCCCCCCCCGCGGATCGCGGAAGCGCCGGAGCCGCCCGTACCACCGCAGCGCCAAGAAAGCCTGGCGTTCATGCGGGGGCACGCCAACTACCAACTGCCGCCCTTGTCGCTCTTAGCCGACGCGCCCTCGTCTTCGCGGAAAGTCGGGAAGGACGAGTTGGTGATGAGTTCGCGGCTCCTGGAGAAGAAGCTGTTGGATTTCGGCGTCGAGGGCACCGTGACCGAGGTTCATCCCGGACCGGTCATCACCATGTACGAGGTGGAACTGGAGCCGGGCGTCAAGGTGAGCAAGGTGTTGAACCTGGCCGACGACCTCGCGCTGGCGATGAAGGCGCCGAGCGTGCGGATCGTCACCCCGCTTCCCGGCAAATCCGCGATCGGAATAGAGATTCCCAACCAAGCGCGCGAGATGGTGGCGCTGAAGGAGATTCTCTCCTCGACCGAGTTCTTGGACACCCCGGGCCGGCTGCCGCTGGCGCTGGGCAAGGACACCGTGGGCCAGCCGGTGGTGGCCGACCTCGCGGGCATGCCGCACCTGCTGGTAGCGGGCGCCACCGGGTCCGGAAAGAGCGTGGCCCTCAACACCATGATCCTCAGTCTGCTGGCCGCCGCGAGCCCGCGCGACGTGCGGATGCTGATGGTCGATCCCAAGATGCTCGAGCTGTCCGCCTACGACGCCATCCCGCACCTGCTCGCGCCGGTAGTGACCCAACCCAAGGACGCGGCCTTGGCGCTCAAGCGGGTGGTGGCCGAGATGCAGCGACGATATCGGCTGCTGGCCGAGTCGGGCGTGCGCAACATCGATGGCTACAATAAACAGATCGAGTCGGCCCCGCCGCCGGCCGCGGGGGGCGACCGCAAGGCGACCGGCGACGAACCATCCCCAGCCACACCGCTGCCCGAGCGGCTTCCCTACATCGTGGTCATCATCGACGAACTCGCGGATCTCATGCTCGTCGCCGCGCGGGAGGTGGAAGACTCCATCATGCGGCTCGCGCAGATGGCGCGCGCGGCCGGGATCCACCTGATCCTCGCCACGCAGCGGCCGTCGGTGGACGTGCTCACCGGCGTGATCAAAGCCAACTTTCCGGCCCGGATGTCGTTCCAAGTGTCGTCGAAGACCGACTCGCGCACGATCCTGGACGCGAACGGGGCCGAGCAACTCCTGGGCCGCGGGGATATGCTGTATCTGATGCCGGGGACCGGCCGGATCGCGCGCATCCACGGTGCGTTCGTCTCGGACACGGAGATCGCCGCGACGGTCGCGTTTATCAAAGAGCAGGCCTCGCCCCAATACGAGTGGAACCTCGAAGAGGCCGACGCCTCGGGCATGCGGGGAGGCGAAGACCCTGAACGCGACGACCTGTACGAGAAGGCGATCGACCTGGTGGCCACCACGGGACAAGCTTCGGCCTCCTTCATTCAGCGGCGTCTGCGCGTCGGGTATCCC
- a CDS encoding S24 family peptidase — MTRFSKENTFSRAAIGRRVREIRGTLASQAFAARLGVSPGFVNEIEHGRKKPSAEMLFALEAEFGVDANWVLRGGDGSQGAAEAAPRYGTGIGSEPRRGNLPIPVYRQDAEGRALHAEPTELRLPLEYSGREVIAVALADDSMAPTAAAGSLVGVDRGRTRVADGDPALVELGGTASPRTLVRRVYRTRAGIRLRADNDLVAETVVPARRLRILGKVVWVLRRTAHEPPPSP, encoded by the coding sequence ATGACGAGATTCTCTAAAGAAAACACCTTCTCCCGCGCCGCCATCGGGCGGCGCGTTCGCGAAATTCGGGGGACACTCGCCTCCCAGGCTTTTGCGGCGCGCCTCGGCGTGTCGCCCGGCTTCGTGAATGAAATTGAACACGGGCGCAAGAAGCCGTCCGCGGAGATGCTGTTCGCACTGGAAGCCGAGTTCGGGGTGGACGCCAATTGGGTGCTGCGCGGCGGCGACGGCTCCCAAGGCGCGGCGGAGGCCGCGCCCCGCTACGGGACGGGCATCGGGTCCGAACCCCGTCGGGGGAACCTCCCGATCCCCGTCTATCGGCAGGACGCGGAAGGCCGCGCCCTCCACGCGGAGCCGACCGAACTGCGCCTGCCCCTGGAGTACTCGGGACGAGAGGTGATTGCCGTTGCCCTCGCGGACGACAGCATGGCCCCGACCGCGGCCGCCGGATCCCTGGTGGGGGTCGATCGCGGACGAACACGGGTAGCTGACGGGGACCCGGCCCTGGTCGAACTCGGCGGCACCGCGTCCCCGAGGACCCTGGTCCGGCGAGTCTATCGGACCCGAGCCGGTATCCGCCTCCGAGCCGACAACGACTTGGTCGCTGAAACCGTTGTGCCGGCGCGCCGCCTCCGGATCTTGGGCAAAGTCGTGTGGGTGCTTCGGCGGACCGCGCACGAGCCGCCGCCATCGCCTTGA
- a CDS encoding 6-bladed beta-propeller: MKRRTAVALLPRSPRLPVTLSVLLLTAACAGTPPAPTAPTVARVWPLPPDPPRIAYERNLTQAEIKKPKGFFARLLARIIGEGEIEPARMIRPFALFTDDRGTLFVTDMGLQVVHRFAPDGTYGQLFRLNSGRRLLSPTGVTADREGVVYVADSQLNRVLVFDQAGAYQREFLADGDVVRLTGVAYHRGRDALYLSDAGGHRVLIYGRDGHKLGEFGTRGPANGQFNFPTHLAVDESGRLYVTDAMNFRIQVLDPDGAWVRSIGQLGSTLGSFSKPKGVGLDRHGNVYVVDGLYDTVQIFNPDGELLLNFGDAGTKEGAFWLPTGVAVDRQDRIYVADTYNARVQVFRLLDASIEPGEPENQGTGDGVTGETSSGRSGEGENR; this comes from the coding sequence GTGAAAAGGCGGACGGCTGTTGCCCTTCTCCCCCGTTCACCCCGTCTCCCCGTCACCCTGTCGGTGTTATTACTGACCGCTGCCTGCGCGGGGACGCCGCCCGCGCCCACCGCGCCCACGGTAGCGCGGGTGTGGCCGCTGCCGCCCGATCCGCCGCGCATCGCGTACGAGCGAAATCTCACGCAAGCCGAGATCAAGAAGCCCAAGGGGTTTTTCGCCCGCTTGCTGGCCCGTATCATCGGCGAAGGCGAAATCGAGCCGGCCCGCATGATCCGGCCGTTCGCGCTCTTCACGGACGACCGCGGCACCTTGTTCGTCACGGACATGGGGCTCCAGGTGGTGCACCGATTCGCCCCCGATGGTACGTATGGACAACTCTTTCGCCTCAACAGCGGCCGGCGGCTGCTGTCGCCCACCGGCGTCACCGCGGATCGCGAAGGGGTCGTCTACGTCGCGGACTCCCAGCTCAATCGCGTGCTGGTGTTCGATCAGGCGGGCGCATATCAACGCGAGTTCCTTGCAGACGGCGACGTGGTCCGTCTCACGGGCGTCGCGTACCACCGAGGTCGCGACGCGCTGTACCTCAGCGACGCGGGCGGTCACAGAGTCTTGATCTACGGACGCGACGGCCACAAACTCGGCGAATTCGGCACCCGCGGGCCCGCGAACGGTCAGTTCAACTTTCCCACGCACCTCGCCGTGGACGAAAGCGGGCGACTCTACGTCACCGACGCGATGAACTTTCGCATCCAGGTCCTCGATCCCGACGGCGCCTGGGTGCGATCGATCGGTCAATTGGGATCGACGCTCGGCAGCTTCAGCAAACCGAAAGGCGTCGGCCTGGATCGACACGGCAACGTGTACGTGGTGGACGGCTTATACGACACGGTGCAGATTTTCAACCCCGACGGCGAGTTGCTGCTGAACTTCGGCGACGCGGGAACCAAAGAAGGCGCGTTCTGGTTGCCGACCGGCGTGGCCGTGGACCGGCAGGATCGGATCTACGTGGCCGACACGTACAACGCCCGGGTTCAGGTCTTTCGATTGCTGGACGCATCGATCGAACCGGGCGAACCGGAGAATCAGGGAACCGGCGATGGGGTGACCGGAGAAACATCGAGCGGGAGAAGTGGAGAGGGGGAGAACCGGTGA
- a CDS encoding 6-bladed beta-propeller, which produces MDLVWPLPPETPRIKFIKSISSSGDVQPPSFAQRIKTTVIGDDPVASLGKPYAVHVDRTGRILVADSAWRKVLVFDEPGHDFFIVGIDGPGALINPRGVTTDAQGRIYVTDTSQNRVVVYDDKGGFQLAMGLRGQLDKPVGIAVNDALKRVYVVSTGSTATQTHKVTVFDAASGNVLFEFGGRGVEDGQFNFPTNAVVDASGKVHVMDSFNFRVQTFDADGKFLSKFGGIGTGFGQFSKPKGIGVDSEGHIYVSDAAFNNVQIFDPEGRLLLFFGELGSRRGQFWLPAGLAVDAQDRIYVADQYNQRINIYQYLPEGAHTGSASSGPDTASTN; this is translated from the coding sequence ATGGACCTGGTCTGGCCCCTGCCGCCGGAGACGCCGCGGATCAAGTTCATCAAAAGCATCTCGTCCTCCGGCGATGTGCAGCCGCCGTCGTTCGCGCAGCGAATCAAGACTACCGTGATCGGGGACGACCCGGTCGCGTCGCTGGGCAAGCCGTACGCCGTGCACGTGGACCGCACGGGACGCATTCTGGTCGCGGACTCGGCGTGGCGCAAAGTTCTGGTGTTCGACGAGCCGGGCCACGACTTCTTCATCGTGGGGATCGACGGCCCCGGGGCGCTGATCAACCCCCGCGGCGTGACCACCGACGCGCAAGGCCGCATCTACGTCACCGACACGTCGCAGAACCGCGTGGTCGTCTACGACGACAAGGGCGGGTTTCAACTCGCCATGGGGTTGCGGGGGCAACTCGATAAACCCGTGGGGATTGCAGTCAACGACGCGCTCAAGCGCGTGTATGTGGTCAGCACGGGCAGCACTGCCACCCAGACTCATAAGGTCACGGTGTTCGACGCGGCGAGCGGCAACGTGCTGTTCGAGTTCGGGGGCCGAGGGGTTGAAGACGGACAGTTCAACTTCCCCACCAATGCCGTGGTCGATGCGTCGGGGAAGGTCCATGTGATGGACTCATTCAACTTTCGCGTCCAGACGTTTGACGCCGACGGCAAGTTTCTTTCCAAGTTCGGCGGCATCGGCACCGGGTTCGGGCAGTTCTCCAAACCCAAGGGGATCGGCGTGGACAGCGAAGGCCACATCTACGTGAGCGACGCGGCCTTCAATAACGTTCAGATCTTCGACCCGGAAGGCCGGCTCCTGTTGTTTTTCGGCGAGCTCGGCAGCCGGCGCGGGCAGTTCTGGCTCCCGGCCGGTCTCGCCGTCGACGCGCAGGATCGAATTTACGTCGCCGATCAGTACAACCAGCGGATCAACATTTACCAGTACCTGCCCGAGGGGGCGCACACGGGTAGTGCGTCCAGCGGGCCGGACACAGCCTCGACGAATTGA
- a CDS encoding peptidylprolyl isomerase, which produces MAVIATPRMGYPAEGTVVARVNGVPITLAQVNRAVDDRLPRITGHGSISDARREVLRSQVTQDLIQEELMVQEAERQKLSVPSARVDDEMAKIRKRFSDQAQYQLALSRAGLSESEVRREVERHLLVKAVAQKEVTAKVVVTEASMRAHYDADPSRFVVPEQVRYRQILIAVDPGGSPAQWDAAKRRAAELGNLSRRGRSFSELAAMHSDDRTTRETGGDMGWVHRGRLDHDQDEALFALAPGEVSAPVRTLYGYAIYQVEAKKASRALTWNEVNKARLSDELQRVEAEKRRAEWLEDLRRRAVVEVLSPEP; this is translated from the coding sequence ATGGCCGTCATCGCAACACCGCGAATGGGATATCCCGCCGAGGGCACCGTGGTCGCGCGGGTCAACGGCGTGCCCATCACCTTGGCGCAGGTCAACCGGGCGGTGGACGACCGCCTGCCTCGGATCACGGGACACGGGTCGATCTCCGATGCTCGACGTGAGGTCCTGCGATCGCAAGTCACCCAGGACTTGATCCAGGAAGAATTGATGGTGCAGGAAGCCGAGCGGCAGAAGCTCTCCGTGCCCTCGGCCAGGGTCGACGACGAGATGGCAAAGATCCGGAAGCGGTTCTCGGATCAGGCGCAGTACCAGCTCGCGCTGTCCCGCGCCGGGCTCTCCGAGTCCGAGGTTCGCCGCGAAGTCGAACGTCACCTGCTCGTAAAGGCCGTGGCGCAGAAGGAAGTCACTGCCAAGGTTGTGGTCACCGAGGCGTCGATGCGCGCGCACTACGACGCTGATCCGTCGAGGTTCGTGGTCCCTGAGCAGGTCCGCTACCGACAGATATTGATTGCCGTTGACCCCGGCGGAAGCCCGGCGCAGTGGGACGCCGCCAAACGGCGCGCCGCGGAACTGGGCAACCTCAGCCGACGCGGACGGAGTTTTTCGGAACTGGCCGCCATGCATTCGGACGACCGGACAACACGGGAAACTGGTGGTGACATGGGCTGGGTACATCGCGGGCGCCTCGACCACGACCAGGACGAGGCGCTGTTCGCCCTCGCGCCCGGCGAGGTCAGCGCGCCCGTTCGCACGTTATACGGCTACGCGATCTACCAGGTAGAGGCCAAGAAGGCTAGCCGCGCACTGACATGGAACGAGGTCAACAAGGCCAGGCTCTCCGATGAGCTGCAGCGCGTAGAGGCCGAGAAGCGACGCGCCGAGTGGCTGGAGGACCTTAGACGCCGCGCGGTAGTGGAAGTCTTGTCACCCGAGCCGTGA
- a CDS encoding cytochrome c3 family protein produces the protein MIRPRRIAAVATVAIALASLAVTALGNSIKGSRHDLSFLNMRGYGVETGPMTGATFNDYKEVCVYCHTPHNADGAAPLWNRELPEPSGYQMYASPNFDSRADTPDGISLACLSCHDGTVAVDAVRNKPKYHAIVDAGTHYKMDLEGTPGSDSCGKCHNRQEGAYGGIGRAHDASIRYLTQDLRDDHPFSIPFPSYALDPGFNQPTTLKPDGGRMFPNGIQTFAGDKVQCASCHDPHDPDERNEEGRDPFLRTSNRESALCLTCHAK, from the coding sequence ATGATTCGCCCGCGTCGAATAGCCGCGGTGGCGACCGTGGCGATCGCCCTGGCGTCCTTGGCGGTCACCGCGCTGGGGAACTCGATCAAGGGCTCCCGGCATGACCTGTCATTTCTGAACATGCGCGGATACGGGGTGGAAACTGGTCCCATGACCGGGGCGACCTTCAACGACTACAAGGAAGTCTGCGTGTACTGCCACACGCCCCACAACGCGGACGGCGCGGCTCCGCTCTGGAACCGCGAACTGCCTGAGCCAAGCGGGTATCAGATGTACGCGTCGCCCAATTTCGACTCCCGGGCGGATACCCCCGACGGGATCTCTCTCGCCTGTTTGTCCTGCCACGACGGCACGGTCGCGGTGGATGCGGTTCGCAACAAGCCGAAATACCATGCCATCGTGGACGCGGGCACGCACTACAAGATGGACCTGGAGGGGACGCCCGGCAGCGATAGCTGCGGCAAGTGTCACAATCGCCAGGAAGGCGCGTACGGCGGCATCGGCCGTGCGCACGACGCCTCGATCCGGTATCTGACGCAGGATCTGCGCGACGACCACCCGTTTTCCATCCCGTTTCCGTCCTACGCGCTGGACCCGGGGTTCAACCAGCCGACCACGCTCAAACCCGACGGCGGTCGGATGTTCCCCAACGGCATCCAGACGTTTGCCGGCGACAAGGTCCAGTGCGCGTCCTGCCACGACCCGCACGACCCGGACGAGCGCAACGAAGAGGGGCGTGATCCGTTCCTGAGGACCTCGAACCGCGAGAGTGCGCTATGTCTCACGTGCCACGCCAAGTGA